The following coding sequences are from one Gossypium raimondii isolate GPD5lz chromosome 4, ASM2569854v1, whole genome shotgun sequence window:
- the LOC105780793 gene encoding vacuolar iron transporter homolog 4, giving the protein MAASQSLKLPSLNNVEIPVHIIHTEENQIQEPAVDELDYSQRGQWLRAAVLGANDGLVSVASLMMGVSSVKEDVKAVIVVGFAGLVAGACSMAIGEFVSVYTQRDVEIAQMKREKRKGSSKSDENDEKLPNPVQAALASALAFAIGAVVPLLAAAFIRQHKVRMAVVVAVASVALVVFGVAGALLGGTPMVKSSARVLVGGWMAMGTTFGLTKLIGSDHGMQF; this is encoded by the coding sequence ATGGCTGCCTCGCAATCTCTTAAACTTCCATCGCTTAACAACGTTGAGATACCCGTACACATCATACACACTGAAGAAAACCAGATTCAAGAGCCTGCTGTTGATGAATTGGATTACTCCCAAAGAGGACAATGGCTTCGAGCTGCTGTTTTGGGAGCCAACGATGGGTTGGTTTCCGTTGCATCACTAATGATGGGTGTCTCCTCAGTTAAAGAAGACGTCAAAGCTGTTATCGTTGTTGGCTTTGCAGGTTTGGTCGCCGGGGCCTGTAGCATGGCCATAGGAGAGTTTGTATCTGTATACACCCAAAGGGACGTTGAGATAGCTCAAATGAAAAGAGAGAAGCGAAAGGGGTCATCAAAgagtgatgaaaatgatgagaaACTGCCTAATCCTGTACAAGCTGCCTTGGCGTCGGCTTTGGCTTTTGCAATCGGTGCGGTGGTTCCGCTATTGGCTGCTGCTTTTATAAGGCAGCATAAGGTGAGGATGGCAGTGGTTGTTGCGGTGGCTAGTGTGGCTTTGGTGGTGTTTGGAGTGGCGGGTGCTTTGCTTGGGGGAACTCCGATGGTGAAATCTAGCGCAAGGGTGCTTGTTGGTGGATGGATGGCGATGGGTACTACTTTTGGACTCACCAAGTTGATTGGATCGGATCATGGGATGCAATTTTGA
- the LOC105779115 gene encoding dehydrodolichyl diphosphate synthase CPT3, whose amino-acid sequence MFREDIIIHIFSGWRSFLRKCLFRVLRVGPIPSHIAVIMDGNRRYAKKKKIDDTTGYDAGALALLHLIIYCMELGVKYVTAYAFSIDNFRRQPEEVQKIMDLTMESVMLLTWISKLRSVRVHFAGNLQLLSAEIQDAAKRLMESTAGYNNFVLTICICYTSSDEILHAVKKSCKEKWDDGIGIMGYDKGSDYELLIKVVDIEKHMYTAIAPDPDILIRTGGEYRLSNFLVWQSSGCHLSSLGTVWPEFGVFHLVWVVLDFQQNYHYFAKKKLQL is encoded by the coding sequence ATGTTCAGAGAAGATATTATAATACACATCTTTTCTGGATGGAGGAGTTTCTTAAGGAAATGTTTGTTTCGAGTCCTTCGAGTCGGTCCGATCCCGTCTCACATTGCTGTGATCATGGACGGGAACCGAAGATACgctaagaagaagaagatagacGACACGACGGGGTACGATGCAGGGGCATTGGCACTCTTGCATTTGATCATTTACTGCATGGAGCTTGGTGTTAAATATGTTACGGCGTATGCTTTCAGCATCGACAATTTCAGAAGGCAGCCGGAAGAAGTTCAAAAGATCATGGACTTGACGATGGAGAGCGTCATGCTATTAACGTGGATATCAAAACTTCGATCGGTGAGGGTCCATTTCGCGGGGAACCTACAACTATTGAGTGCGGAGATTCAGGATGCGGCCAAGAGACTCATGGAATCCACCGCGGGTTACAATAACTTTGTGTTGACGATATGCATTTGCTACACTTCTTCCGATGAGATCTTGCATGCGGTCAAAAAATCGtgcaaagaaaaatgggatGATGGTATCGGAATCATGGGATATGACAAGGGGAGCGACTACGAGCTGCTCATAAAGGTGGTAGACATTGAAAAGCATATGTACACGGCCATTGCGCCAGATCCTGACATTCTGATCCGCACTGGGGGCGAGTACCGGCTAAGCAATTTCCTTGTATGGCAGAGTAGTGGCTGCCATTTGTCTTCGTTGGGGACGGTTTGGCCGGAGTTTGGTGTGTTTCATCTGGTGTGGGTGGTATTGGATTTTCAGCAAAATTACCATTATTTTGCTAAGAAAAAACTGCAGTTATAG
- the LOC105780855 gene encoding vacuolar iron transporter homolog 4, which translates to MATPQSLQLSSVNNVEIPVHIIHTEENQIQEPAVDEFDYSQRGQWLRAAVLGANDGLVSVASLMMGVASVKEDIKAVIVAGFAGLVAGACSMAIGEFVSVCTQRDVEIAQMKREKLKGSSKSDGNDEKLPNPAQAAAASALAFAIGAVLPLLAAAFIRQPMVRMAVVVAVASVALVVFGVVGAMLGRTPVVKSSARVLVGGWMAMGTTFGLTKLIGSNHGMQI; encoded by the coding sequence ATGGCTACCCCTCAATCTCTTCAACTTTCATCGGTTAACAACGTTGAAATACCCGTACACATCATACACACTGAAGAAAACCAGATTCAGGAGCCTGCTGTTGATGAATTCGATTACTCCCAAAGAGGACAATGGCTTCGAGCTGCTGTTTTGGGAGCCAACGATGGGTTGGTTTCCGTTGCATCACTAATGATGGGTGTGGCCTCGGTTAAAGAAGACATCAAAGCTGTAATTGTTGCTGGCTTTGCAGGTCTGGTCGCCGGTGCTTGTAGCATGGCCATAGGAGAGTTTGTATCTGTATGCACCCAAAGGGACGTAGAGATAGCTCAAATGAAAAGAGAGAAGCTAAAAGGGTCATCAAAGAGTGACGGAAATGATGAGAAACTGCCTAATCCTGCACAAGCCGCTGCCGCGTCGGCTTTGGCTTTTGCAATTGGTGCGGTGCTTCCACTATTGGCTGCTGCTTTTATAAGGCAGCCTATGGTGAGGATGGCGGTGGTTGTTGCGGTAGCTAGCGTGGCCTTGGTGGTGTTTGGAGTGGTGGGTGCTATGCTTGGGAGAACTCCCGTGGTGAAATCTAGTGCCAGGGTGCTTGTTGGTGGATGGAT
- the LOC105779294 gene encoding dehydrodolichyl diphosphate synthase 6, with the protein MDKEYFLTKVLSYWSSLIRKVVFCVLRVGPIPTHIAVIMDGNRRYAKRKLLEEGAGHDVGAMALLNLIIYCYELGVKYITAYAFAIDNFRRKPSEVQKIMDLLKECMMVLAKIAKHHPIKVNFAGNLELLNAELRDEARKLMGATAEYSKFVVTICVCYCCTDDIVYSVEKSCREKHYYHSYIGDSHDDKDDDDKDDERHMIKLVDIEKNMYMAVTPDPDILIRTGDEHRLSNFLQWQTCHSLLASLSTDWPEIGVWHLVKVVLDFQQNYDYFVRKKLQRL; encoded by the coding sequence ATGGACAAAGAATATTTTTTAACCAAAGTCTTGTCCTATTGGTCAAGTTTGATACGAAAAGTAGTGTTCTGTGTTCTTCGAGTCGGTCCGATCCCCACGCATATCGCAGTGATTATGGATGGAAACCGAAGATACGCCAAAAGAAAGCTATTAGAGGAAGGCGCCGGCCACGATGTGGGTGCTATGGCGCTGTTGAATTTGATCATTTACTGCTATGAACTCGGAGTGAAATACATTACTGCTTATGCTTTTGCCATCGATAATTTTCGAAGAAAGCCAAGTGAAGTGCAAAAAATAATGGATTTGTTAAAGGAATGTATGATGGTGTTGGCCAAGATTGCGAAGCATCATCCAATCAAAGTTAATTTTGCTGGAAACCTTGAGCTTTTAAACGCAGAACTTAGGGATGAAGCTCGTAAACTCATGGGAGCGACCGCCGAGTATTCCAAATTTGTCGTCACGATTTGTGTATGCTATTGTTGCACCGACGATATCGTTTATTCCGTCGAAAAATCTTGTCGAGAAAAACACTATTATCATAGTTATATCGGAGATAGCCATGATGATAAAGACGATGATGACAAAGATGATGAGAGGCATATGATAAAGTTGGTAGacattgaaaaaaatatgtatatggcGGTTACACCAGATCCTGACATTTTGATACGCACCGGCGACGAGCATCGGCTAAGCAATTTCCTTCAATGGCAAACTTGTCATTCCCTTTTGGCATCATTGTCTACAGATTGGCCGGAGATTGGTGTATGGCATTTAGTGAAAGTGGTTTTAGATTTTCAGCAAAACTACGATTATTTCGTCAGAAAAAAGTTGCAACgattataa
- the LOC105780792 gene encoding vacuolar iron transporter homolog 2, protein MAASQTLQLSSLNNVEILPIPVIDIEENKIQEPAVDEFDYSQRGQWLRAAVLGANDGLVSVASLMMGVASVKNDIKAVMVAGFAGLVAGACSMAIGEFVSVCTQRDVEISQMKREKRERSLESDENDEKLPNPGQAAVASALAFAVGAVLPLLAAAFIKQPKVRMAVVFVVASVALVAFGVVGALLGGTPVVKSSARVLVGGWMAMGTTFGLTKLIGIDHGMQI, encoded by the coding sequence ATGGCTGCCTCTCAAACTCTTCAACTTTCATCGCTTAACAACGTTGAGATATTACCCATACCAGTCATTGACATCGAAGAAAACAAGATTCAAGAGCCTGCTGTTGATGAATTCGATTACTCTCAAAGAGGACAATGGCTTCGAGCTGCTGTTTTGGGAGCTAACGATGGATTGGTGTCCGTTGCGTCACTAATGATGGGTGTCGCCTCAGTTAAAAATGACATCAAAGCTGTGATGGTTGCCGGTTTTGCAGGATTGGTTGCCGGTGCTTGTAGCATGGCCATTGGAGAGTTCGTATCTGTATGCACCCAAAGGGATGTAGAGATATCTCAAATGAAAAGAGAGAAGCGAGAGAGATCATTAGAgagtgatgaaaatgatgagaaACTGCCGAATCCTGGACAGGCTGCTGTGGCATCGGCTTTGGCTTTTGCAGTTGGTGCGGTGCTTCCCCTATTGGCTGCTGCTTTTATAAAGCAACCTAAGGTGAGGATGGCGGTGGTTTTTGTGGTGGCAAGTGTGGCTTTGGTTGCTTTTGGAGTGGTGGGTGCTTTGCTTGGAGGAACTCCGGTGGTGAAATCTAGTGCTAGGGTGCTTGTTGGTGGATGGATGGCGATGGGTACTACCTTTGGGCTCACCAAGTTGATTGGAATCGATCATGGGATgcaaatttga